The Anomalospiza imberbis isolate Cuckoo-Finch-1a 21T00152 chromosome 2, ASM3175350v1, whole genome shotgun sequence nucleotide sequence AAAACCTAAAGAAATAAATCATTGAAGAAGTTAGCCTTTGCTCCAAAATATGAACATCAGAAATGCAAGCagacatcattaaaaaaaaaaaatctctgtatcCAGCACCTATCTGGCTTCCCTGATAGCTGCAACAAGACACACCAAGGACTAAGCCATGGATACCAAACTCCTCTTCTGACCTTGGAAAAGGCCTTTCCAGGTCAAAGAGTAAGATGCAGTGTGGGCTGTGTTCTGAAGATAAAATCTAGTTCCTGTTACCTTTCCAGTGGGTAGAGTTCAATCTCTGCACCTGGTGATCCAGCATCTTCCACACGCCTTAGATTCCTGTGGAAATATTTCATGTGGAGGAAAAATTGTGTAAAAGTTTAGCAAAGTCAAACTGCAGACTTTTTCTGCCTAGTTCTCCCACTGATAAAACTTCAGTACTTGCCATCCCATAAATAACCATTTCCATTTGGGCATGGACAAGCATTCCTACATCACATTACAACTGCACTACCCCTCTCTTACAATGTCGTAAAGGTCGATGGGCAGGGTAACTGTAACATTTCTGTTGTTTCGGTTGCCTTGTGTTGGTTAGATGCCTGGGAAAATATATACACAAGCACATTGAATCTCCTCCTAAAACTCACAAAATGCAAGTTTCAGGCTTAATGCACAATACCACTGAACAGAATGAATCCAGATAATAAAGACTACCAGGCAGTGTTCTGCACAGTAGCAGCGAGGAGGGGAAACTGCACACACCCTCTTGGACAACCACACTTCTTGTAAATGAAGTATTTacaaatatgaaatatataCAGCTGCACAGTCAGTGTGGCATTCCTCATCAAGGTGTAACTGAAACATTCATCTGGACTCCTGGCCTCCCACTACATTGGTATGACAGAACCAAAAGGATAACTGTGAATACAGCTACTGCTTAGActtctttctctgcttcagAGCACCTTCCCATTCAGTACATGTAACACCATGGACAGTTTTCACCTCTTCAGTTCCTCTCTCCCCAGAATGTAACTGTTTTACAACACAGATAAACTAAGCATCAAGAAAGCTCAGCAGTGTCACTGTTTCCTGGAAATCTGCATAGAAGAAATGCAGACTTGCTGAAGAGGTAGCAACAACTGGGTTACTGGTTTATGTAATATGGatcttccctccctctccaaCAACAAATGATAATTTGTACAAGAGGGATTGTCCTAATAACTTCTGGAGATTAGCATGTATGCCTGGAAATTTACAAATGCAAGaattaattcattatttaattttatatattacaACAGTGAATGAAGTTTACATTGGATATGAGGAGGAATCTGTTCATAgaagggttgtcaagcattgcaatgggctgcccagggaggcaatggaatcaccatccctggaagtgtttacGACTGGATGTGACACTCAATGCCATGGTCTGCCTGACAAGATGGTGTTTGTTCAAAGGCTGGGACTTGATGGTCTCAGAGGTCTGTTCCAACCTAACTGGtactgtgattctgtgaaattagTTTCTTGCTATTAGAACactttattgaaaaaaaattccaatgaccttttaataaaacatttcttttccattcCTGTATTAAAAATCTCAATGATATTGTAATTTGTCTAACACAaaaatgctatttcttagcTGTTCTGCTTCCTATAGAAATGGATAACAGTATTATATATTTAACTGTCCAAACAGTCCCGTTCTtccaaataagaaaaaaatatctattaCCCTAAGACAGAATACTGTACATAGCTTCATACAGCAACCTGCCTCTAACTAAAAAAGCAGATACATAGAAATTCACATAAATCTTTTATAAGCCCTTCATGCACAGACTTGGCAGAGCTTAATACAGACATATTACTATGCAGACTGTATATTCTAGTAACACTTGTACTGTTTCTAAAGGGAACAAAGGAGGGATGCAGAAATACCTTGAAAATGCCTTGAATGGGTGCAATGtgaattttaacttttttatcAGCCTAATCCATCACCTACTATTCAGTCAGCATGAGGAACCTATCCATTTCCTCCTTTCACAAGTATCACCCCTTGCCTGCCTCTGAAAGTCTATGACAAGAACGGGAAATAATCTGTCTTCTTCAAATCTCTACCACATCAAAGCTGCACAAAACAGGATGCTTAGGGGTATGTCACatctaaaagaaaagaaaaaaaaatagaactcTTTTATACTGACAGACACATGGACAACTGTGGATAATCTGAAAGTGTTCTAAATGCCTTCCTgtttataacaaaaaaaaaaaaaaaaaatctttcctgacCAGTGACTGTCACCTTGGTCTTTGCTCATCAAAAAAGATCACATACATTTATgtgcctctctctcctgctaGGCTGAGAAGAAGCAGTTACAGGTGTATTGGGGCCAAACAAGCCCATGTCCAGGGCCAGAGGAACACCCTTCTTCCAAAATGTTACTGTCATGTAAATTCAGTGCAGTAACACCTTTAATCCACATGACCACCAATTCAAGTAGGCAGGTGCTACATTTAGTTTGTGCATCAATGGAACTTTCAGATCTTCTCCCCAAGATCCAGTTCCCAAAGGCCAGTATGCCTAGCATATATTACATACAGAAAGTCTGGTGAGATTCCTCCTTACAGCAACAGCTGGGAATGCTCAAGATCAGCAAAAGCCATTTTCCTGCCTCATTTCTCCCTCTGATGACAGACTGACATAGGCTTCAGATTCCTTTGCCTCTActatcagaaattatttcccttcgTCACATCTCCAGACTGGATTTAAAACCCTTTCTCTATGAGCTTCGTCTCACATACAGACTTTGCTCATTATTACATTTAAGACTGCAATCAATTCTCtatccaaaatattttccattttgcacATGCAATCTCATTTCACTCTGTAAAAATTCACTTCTGGGATTTCCAACCTGTGGTCCACAGAATACTTTCAAAGGCTGTATGATAACTAAGAATCTAATGAGAAAACCACACCAGTTGTCCATGGTCCTAAGTGGTACTTGGTGTGCACTGGAGACTATTTAGCTGCCTGGATATCAAAATTCAGATCCAGCTTCGTTCCTGTATATAAGTGCTGTTCCTGATTTTAGAGTGACTACTCCAggtaaaaagagaaaacagaatttggAATTTATCAACTAATACTTAGCTGTAAATTAAGTAGAAACATTtatgaaaatacaaaagctaCTGCTGGTTCCCCAGGAAACTTTGCAAGACAATCTGTAAGGCTGCAGGGTGAAAATGGTCTTTTCACCATTAATAAATACAGTTGAATAAATGTTTCAAAAGTAATCTTCATTTAATCTTTACCTCATCCTTTTTAACTTCTTGGGtttatataaattttaaaatgtatgtaGTAATACACATATGTAACTTGGGAAAACTATTGGGGGCGCATgctcaaaatgttttttctgaTAGGAATGTGCAATCAAAAAAGTTTCAGAGCATTTAGAACTGAAGAGGTGGCTGACACTACCAACTCCTAACCACTAACTCAGAAACATTAGATAATTTGCATTTCCCACTTCCAAAAAGAATTTTAACTGTTGGTGATTCGAACCTTTTTTTGCTACCTTGAGATTTAGGAAATCTCCAAAAATAACACTGTTCTTTATTATCATGGCATTTCTAaggcatatatatatatatatatctacataCACATGTTGCTCTTAAGTAGCAAAAAAAGCAGGTGGGCTCTCGCCTATGAGGCTGATCATTGGCTGATGGTAAGGATTTTTGTTAccttcataaaataaaattccataGGATTGCAGAATCTTCCTCATTCATTCCTTAGTTTTTAAACTAGGTTACAATAAACATTTAATCAACAGCACAAATATGAACAGTCTTCTGTGGAGCAGAGAATGACTGCGCTAGGTACATTCCTTTCAGCCTTATTTTCCAGTACTCTAAATATGTGGTGATTTTggtgaaatttaattttttgagaCATGTACTGTCCCTTAATCAAAGATGAGAATTAGGACATAAGGTAACCAAACACCAACTGAGATAGATCAAGGTGCCTCTTGTATTACAAGCAGTCTTTGATGGTCAGAATTCTGTAAATCAGACTCACCATTCAAAGGGACAGTTCAGGGACTCTGCCTCTCTTCTCCATTCCCCTTACTCCAGTTAGTATTTTGCAATCCATTTCTCCCAGTACTGGAGGTTCTCAGGTCAGTCATGAGtgtcttctgctgctgctgctgctgccacctaCCAGTTTTATTATTCTGTTGCAGCAGAAGGGCATATAGAAGAAGTTCTAGTTCAGCATGCACATAATCATCATCCCTTGTCTAAGAAGTCATGGCCTATTCAAGTTCTACATTTCCCCATACACTAGGCAAAGCACTCGGCACAACCAAGATCAACACAAGGCTTTGAAAGCCATTCCATAAAGAGGAAGGAGCGTGATCTGTAAAACCACCTTTCAAgccacattaaatatttaactaTTACAGAATGCAGTACATTTTGGTAAACTCTCCCCGCCAAAGATGAATTGCAGACTCTGCAAAGAACTAGTACTGTATTTCTTTCAAGAAAATCTTCACATAATATATATCTGAAATCAGGTTAGAGATGCAAAACTGTGATCCAACATAAACTAATGAATaaatctgagggaaaaaaaattatttttagacaTTATTACAAACCCCAAAAAGACACCCAACCACATGCCTGAAAGTGTTACACCCGTGTCCTATAGCAGCTGATGCACAAAAATATACACAAATAAAGGAATAGGCCTGCCCAATGCTGAGACGCAAGAAGTGGGTGTgtctgaaaggaaaaagcattggAAACATAAGTATAACAGGTTTGTAAAATTACCTTgcaagtaaaattaaaatacacaaattATACACTCAATTATACCAATGAAATTGGATATCACTCCACTGACTTCTACAGAGTGATTCCAGGTTTATCTCAGTGTAATTGAGAGCAAAATTTGGCTCTAAAATTATTCCCTCCCACCTTAACTTGAAGCTACAATTTATTATATTGCTGATAAGTTTGCTTTCTTTCAGGAAAATATAAACTGAGACTATGAAAAATTGACTATTTGATGATGGTATAGAGGAGTAATTAATGTACACAGAAAAATAACCTGAAACAAGTGCTAATTCTTTACAGATGTCATAGGAAATATAATATTGAATCAGGAAATGTGGAAGCCTGTTTGTAGGCTAATATTCTTCAACTTAGAAGGGTATTCCAATTGTCTGATATTTTACCTCTGAGTAAAATAGATGATTCTCCCCCttaaattaagtaaaaaaatattaagtacCCAGTACTTTTACATGGTTTGAGATTAAGGGAGAGAGTTACCAGAGAAGGATAAAATGTACAAGTTCTTTAATACAGCAATAAGGGCAAGATAAAATGTGCCACCCCATCCTCCAAAAACAGAAATCATCAGCTCAACAGTCTTTTTCTGCAGCACACATATTCGTCCATCTGTCCTCTTTACAGGATCCCGCTCTATTGAATTTTAATAGAATTAACATTCTTAGTACTAGTTTTTCATTCCTATCAACTACTTACTTCTGCAGTTATATTTCAGGTTCACttagcaaaagaaaagcaacgTATCTTTCAAAAATCTAAGCTAAAACAGTATACTTGAAGACAATCTAAAACCGATAAAGAGGAAGTGGAATTAACGTATTGCAAAACTATCCCTCATACAGTTGCATGGGGGACTCACTTTTGTCTCACCTGAGTAAAGTAAAGCACAATGACAGTTTTCTTAAAAGTCAACAAGTGTAAGGAGGGGAAATAAGGAAGTAAAGCAGAGTTTTCTCTAAATCCAGttaaagaaatcattcaacaAGTATCCCCAAAATGAACCGatgggaagaaaagaaggcagACAAGTTAGCAAACTTACGAAGGTTACAGTAAGAGCAGAAAAGTGTCAATTTACCTGACAACAGGTCGGTTTTGGATGTCACCAAACTGCTGCATTTACCATTTTACCCGCTTGCATTACTGGGGGGAAAAGTTTAGGAAGGAACATTCGCAAGGATTTTTCATAAGTTCTCACTCTTGCCATCAGAAAGGGGAGAAGGGGTTTTCTCTGGATTGTTTGACTTTTTTGGCTCCTGAAAAGTTTTGCAAAGAACAGTAACAAAGTGTGAACTGTTAGAAcacatttctgtaaaaaaaaggagaataagTCACCCAAAATAGCGCAACTACAAATCCCACCCGAAATCCGCACAGTTAATTTGTGTCattgttttaaacaaataaacaaaacaaaagcttttcaaCTCAAATTAGAAACATGGGAGGCTTGGAGACTTCAAACAGCAGATCCACCATCAGAATGCTCCAAAAGTCATCCAAAGTTTAAGatagatttaaagaaaaaaaaaaaaaaaaagaaaaggcagcaaaCACCTGGTTATAAATCCTGCAGTGTTCAGTTTAAAACAATTCCTAGAAcagtgaaaaaattaaaaattaaaaaagacagTAGCAACAGAAGTTACCTGTCCGAGCACCTACTATTCCATAGAGAGAACAGGAGTGGGTCGTGTGTCTCACACCAGCCATAAAGCCCATAAACCTTCTCAAAAAGAGTGAGCCATGAGAAAGATACTGTACAATCTGTTTTCAAAGTCTCTCTAAGCCCTTATGGTCCCTTATGCATTTAACTGACAGATTTTTGCAATGAGGGAATTTAGCAAGTGTCACTGGTTTCATTTGTTGGATTTTGTAGTCCAGTATAACATCTGAAGAAGCATCTCCTTTGCGTCTGACATACCCAGATGTTCCAGAGGTTATTTCCCGAGTAAATATCACACAGCAAAGATAGCACATGAAATGGGAGAAAAGGCTTCAAGACTGATTGTCAAGTCAGAACAAAAAATGTAACAGTCAATGAAAACATCAAGCATTGACACTGTTTTACAGATAAGGTGTTGTAACATTACAAGAAAAGATTTTATAAAACACATTAAAGAATTAAATACAAGGATTTAGACACAATCCATACATTGACAGCAAGACATCAATTACAAACACATTAAGTTGAACAGAAGAAAATCTCCAGTGTTACAGAGAACAAAATTTCATCAGATGCAATTTAAGAAACTTATTCTTGCAAATGAGTTTCTGACTGGCTCTTTCAAAcattaaaatatacaaaaatagTTGTATCACCATCAGCTGTATTGGCACCACCGTAATCCACCACTCTGTTGACCATTTTTTCAGCACATGCTTCCAAACCCACATATGGAGGTAGTGTTAGTGCAACTGTAAAGAAGTTTAGCACATGATTTTCAGCACACggaactgaagaaaataaagtgtATAAAGCTGACATCTGTGGAGTTCACCTTCAATGGGAAACACTGCCTGGTTACCACAGGCTaggtttgttggtgtttttcCCTTTGACTAAAAACGAGACACCCCCCTTGCATCCCCAGGCCATTCTTTGCATTTCACTGTTTCAGGAGCAATGAGTAAGTAGGGAGTAAATACATGAGACAAGTGTGCCCATTTGTACAAATGAACCCTCAAGCAAGGTTTTCACACAGCATCCCAATatccaaacacacacacatgatGTTTCAAATCCTGTTTCCCTCTGTGACCACTATGCACAGACTTCTCTCCAACTAGTAATGGAAGCAACAATCAGAGGAGCAACTTATCAGAAGGGAGTCAAACTGCAAATCTCTCAACCCACTtggtctttttttaaaaaatcttatgTTTACTTCATGAATTTTCAACTGTGAGGTGTAACCTAGACATTTTGAAAGGGTGCTAGAAATGTAAGGCTCCTGTGAACTACAAGATACTACAGGAActcaaaaaaataaaccagactATTCAGTTAACTTTCATCTAAAAGATGTTTCCTGTGATAGAAACACAAAGGCCTTTGTATACCAACTAGCACCTGTTTACTCCCTGCTGTTATTCCACATGTGCTCAATGTATGTCACAGCTAGAAAGGGAAGGATTGATCCTATCAACCTGTCAAGGAATGCAGCCACCTACCAGTAAAAAGGaagagacaaaaaagaaaaaaacaacaacaaaaaaagagccaccctccaccccaaattccccttgGATAAACAAGCAAGGGAAGTAGAGCTCTTAGAAGAGAGTTTACTGCTCAGTGACTAAAGAGTTTACTGCTCATGTTCTGTCGTTCTGTAACTCTTCACAGAGGTTGAAGACCTTTATATTCTTCAGGTATAACCTGTGCACTTGAAGGCTCAGTAAGAAGGATTTGAAAATACCTTTTTACTGCTGAAGATCATTTTTTTGCTGGACCAGCTGGTCCACCTTCCTGCTTAACACCAACAGTCAACCTTTCACTtgattttaataataatatttaattctacaaaaaaaaaaagccattttattacattccttttaaaataaaaaaaccaaactgtaCAAAGAAGCATGATCAAACCTCCATAAAATAGGTTAATACTGTTCTGTTTATTGCCTCTTGAAGACTCTCTGCATAGTGTCCGTGAGTTGTGTTTAAGGTCCAAGTGAAGGTaaaacagcagagcagcagagaggtgAGGAAGGGCCACAGAGGTGGGCAGTGCAGAACCTCAGAGGGTACATGGGACATGCTCCATTAAAGTATCCAGAAAACAGCAGCATTGCACACACACAACCCCCCTCCAAACAAACCTATTTTCACAAGATGATTTTTCAATTGTAAAcgttttactttttgtttttaaaaaagaggcttatctttatatatatatttatatatatatatatagttccAGGGCTTTATGAACCCTGAGAATAAGAGGGGAATGaaaagggagaaagaggaggaaaaggaggaggaagacagGGACTGAAAAATGGACTCAGTATCTGTTTTCCAAACCAGCTCAAGGCTAATGAGAAAATGCACAGCCAGAAGGATTAAGGAAAATCAGGAAGTCTGCAAAAAAATTAGGAGCTAAACAGCCAACACcctcaaaaaaataaagaaaaacagctgtgcacacacaaacacacacaagtGTGTGCACTCACACCACGCACATGTAAGGGCCTAGGATCAATCCCTTAATTGTTTATGGACCTAggttattcttttttcttctttttttaaactctggctgagctctcttttttttctttctctttccttcttttttttttcttttctaaatctGCCACGTTTTCCAAAGCTAAGAACTGAATATTTCTCCCCAGTTATACTCTTTGGATTTATGCCAACatcagtttttttttgttcagtggGGAAAAAGTAAGCCTGATAAGTATTGTATGAACTGCAGCTTTATTCTAAAATTCCTCTGGATGACTAATCACTTTTAAccagctcttccctcctccACACCTTACCACATTCCTCCCtccaaaaaaaagcaaacaaaaacaaacaaacaacccccccaCCAATGTACAGGCTACAACTTAGTGTTTTCTTAACAAACAGTCTGCGGTGTTTTCACTTTGGCCACTGTTAAAGATGCAGGCATAGAGAAGGGAGTGTGGGACTAGCAtgtattaaagaaaaaggaacattAACATTGCAGATCTCTCTCAGAAAGACTAAAACACTAACAAATACAAGTCGATGCACGTTTGCTTTAAACTAGTGTAAttctttttcacatttttagaTTAAACATCATTTTGTATACCAAACATTACAGTGCTGTTTATCTCCTCCAACCATGCAAAAAATAGTTAAAAACGTGCCACTTCTGCCCACAAATAGAATATGACCAATTCCCCTATATACCTTCCAAAATCAGGAtttgaaatgagaaaaacagaagtATCCTCCTTTAAAAGCTTTATAAAGGAATTTAGACATAAAGCTGCCACTTAATACCAAGATGGTACAATCTACAGATTTTACAGAAAGTTCACATTAAGTCAACTGATACTTCTCTCAGCCTCATCATTTGAAAGGCCGTATCCTGCAAGGTCAGAAAGTGAGGACTTTAAAAGGATCCTGAACTTACAGCTCACATCTACAACAGCAGGAACAGTAGGTGTCCAGGAATTTTGAAATACTTGGTATTTAACACCTTCAACTCACATAAAGAATTTGAGGCACTCGGCAATTTACAGGATCAAGCCTTACAGAGGTAGAAGAGACTTAACTGGTGCAATAATTCACAGAAGTTTCTAGAGAGCTGCCAGACAACTTTCTGAAAATCTTCAAGTGTGAATCACGCGCTTCAATGCTTGCCTGTGAAGACACGTGTACTGCACTATATCTGGGGACCAAAGCAGCAACCAAATAAAATTGCTGCTTGGTTATGAACTGAGCATGTCCACTGTAAAACTGATGAAGAACGAAGACAATTTAATGTTCCGCAAATGAGTAGGGACAGCAATCACAGCACGTGTGCCTTTTACTTTTGCTCTCGACTGACACACCCACCCCCCTTTCCTCATTCCTCTGAGCGTCTCTGATAAACAGCATTGCAagttggttttaaaaaaaaaatttacaagaGAGAGTTCTGTTGGTCACCTATTTACACGTGGCATCACTCCACAAGGAGCTTGATCTCATTGGCTAGTAGCTGGTTCATGTTGAAGAGAGCCCCCGGGAGCTTGGTGAGCAACTCTCTCTCCGTGGTCTCAGGGTCGCTGTCGACAGAGCTGGAGCTAGCACTCATGTTGTCGACAGCGGCCCCAGCTGgagggcccagctctggctCGCTAGTCTCGCTGGCCGTGGACACCACGGAGAGCAAGGACATGCGCCGCGTCAAGCGGCCGGGGGCCAGCAGGGAAGCGGCATAGTCCGCTATGATACCAGCTACGTCTAAATTACAAGCCTTGTCAAAGGCAATGAAACCTACATTTGCATTGGCCTCGCAGACGTAGAATGAGCCGTCGTCCTTCATCAGCAGGTCAATGCCGCACACATCCATCCCCAGGATGTTTGACACTTGGACTGCCAGCTGCTTGCCTTGTTCGCTCAGCGAGCACATCATTCCTACACCACCTGGAAAAAGTGAAAAGAACTTGCTGTCTGCACTCAGGTCACAAGTGACTTGACATCCTTCTCAACCGGGAAGTGCTTTTCGGGAAGTGCTTTTCGATTGGGAAGCTTCAAAGTCAGCCTGCAGGCACACTGCTGAGGACTTAGAAAGCATCCTTCCACAGTGACTACTAATGAACTTGATGCCACACCAGGATTTCAAAAGATTCTGATCTGCCTTTGGCAGGTCAagattttaatttgtttaaaaagagTTAAGTGATGACTTTTTAGCCaagaaaaaatacacatttttatgATCCCAGGATATTAAAAAATGAACTAACAAACCACCCTTGCTCCTTCTAAGGAAGAGGCTTTCAAAAGGCTTTCTAGCTCAcaagaaatatttcagcaaaattAAACCTAGAGCTCTTGGTACAACTCTAACTGTAGATATAATTGAGGAGAATGGGGATTAAGACATTATCATCATCTGCTCACATACGTCTCAACTTCCTATCACAGGTTACTGTCTCTAAAGCAAGTATTAGGGAACATTTGTGTCTGAACCTCAGCTCGTCAGGTTCACAGTCCACCAACTAAATATTAAGTGGCTCAAGCTTCATCTATCACAATACTTAAATTGAAAAATAACCCAAataataagaaacaaaaaaaattaccagaaaAATCTTTCAGGCTATATTTCCTCTGCATGAAGTAGTAACTAAAATTTCTTAGGCATTCTAACTAACCAAAACTGCACTATACATGAACACATTTTATGCTATCCCTGCTCACGTTCAGTACAATTTCAGCCAGGCATCCTCAAGCGTCTTTCCTGCTTTTGCCCTCAGAAACCCTGAAGTCCAACCCCCAAACCCATGCAGAATCTCAGTTCTGAGCATGCTACAATCAATGCAGTTacctcctctttctcccagaTATGGTCTTTGTGGGAAGAGGTAGCAGGGAGGAACCTGACAAACTTAAGGCAGCACAGAAAATGCACAGTGCAATCCAATTTTTTATTGCCTTCAACAGCTTCCTCACTTAACATTTTCTTCTACTCTCTTGCCAAATGACTGACTCCTCCACCTCCCTTAAGTGTTGCTTTCTGTCTTCCTTcattttctgttcctctcaACAGGATGAAACAAATAACATACATTAGCATCTAACTGCCATTACCACATCAGTTGCCCCATTTGTGTTCTAGAACTTTCCCCTGCTTGTCATCATCCCATCTATCAAACACTTTGAGCACAGATCATCTCTCCTTCTGTGTTTGCTCAACATGCTTCTTACTTAATCCTTATTCTCACGTTTCCCCTTTAAACCCCCAGCAGTAAGCACAATTAACATAAAATAACACCTGCAGCTTTTTTCAGTCAGCTTTGTGATTTGTCAACTGGGTTGAAATATTCTGATCAAAACTATGAGCAATGCTTTTCCTACCAAGTGAGCAGTTACTCTGCATCCTCCCATCTGTCGAGCAGCGGAGCATGGTGCCCACCACACGGCCTCCCACTACGATGACGCGCACATCCTTGCCGTGGGACTCCTTAACGTATTTTTGAAATAAGTAAGGGGCATCATGACGGATCAAATGGCTTAGGTCTGCCAAATGGTGCTTGTCTCGTGCCAGGAACACAGCTTTACCTGTATGGAGGAAAGAACATCGGGGTGTTGAAAGCAGCTACCCATCTGAACTGCATCAATGACTCGGCACATGAAAGTCAAACCTCTGACCAGCATACTGCCTATTCTCAGAGGCCCCATCTGTAGCTTATATCCATTTACAAATTCTTCCATGGACAACAGTGTTCCACTGATTCAGTGCTTTTAAGTGTTCAAGTACTGATAGAGCTGAGGAGacatgagtttaaaaaaaagaaaaagaaagaagcaaggaaaaagaaaaaagctttagAAAAATGAGATGGTCTTGCAGTTTCAACTTCTTTTGGTACAAGTCCTTagtgagagggaaaaaaaggaagaaatacttCAAGAGTAACTAACATGTAATTAATAACAATTTTGTTCATCCAAGAGGACAGGACCCACAGCCTACAGCTTTGACGCACAGGAACTAACAACATGAAACTGTTGAACACTGGCCATCTAATAACTCTGAAGTCTCTAGTGTGCCACTGCAGAACCACTCATTTCTCTGTTAGGAAGTTCCTGAGATGCTCTTCCCAATTCTTAAAAGGGCTCACAACTCCAGAATGAGGTCTGCAGTGGAACAACTACATTCAGAGGAAAATATTCCACTCCACAGTATCCAAGATAACTTAGAAGAAGATTCCACAAGACATAAAATGAATGGATTATCccacaagtgaaaaaaaaaccctcctgaCAATCACCAGGTTTTCTGCAAACAAACATCTCTAGGACTTGGATTTTTTAACCTAAAATAAGTAATTTCATTCCCTTTCATTTTCAGAGCACACCAAagacttgttttttcttttctggttgTATTCGTACTGGTTAAAGTCATCCCTGAACCAGACTCTACTACCTTCTATCCAATTTCCAGTCTCACAAGACTGCATCCCATTCCATCTTTACCTACATTTCCCAacttcttttcccctttcttaaAGGCTCTATGTCATATTAGATTTATGTTTTGCAATAAGGCTGCACACTTTCT carries:
- the RIMKLB gene encoding beta-citrylglutamate synthase B isoform X1 — its product is MCSSVAPRLWFLTDRRIREDYPQQEILRALKAKCCEEELDFRALVMDEVVLTIEDGNLGSFWPKTSLCTSPYMLGTKGLRVKGELITAYPQVVVVRVPTPWVQSDSDITVLRHLEKMGCRLMNRPQAILNCVNKFWTFQELAGHGVPLPDTFSYGGHENFSKMIDEAEVLEFPMVVKNTRGHRGKAVFLARDKHHLADLSHLIRHDAPYLFQKYVKESHGKDVRVIVVGGRVVGTMLRCSTDGRMQSNCSLGGVGMMCSLSEQGKQLAVQVSNILGMDVCGIDLLMKDDGSFYVCEANANVGFIAFDKACNLDVAGIIADYAASLLAPGRLTRRMSLLSVVSTASETSEPELGPPAGAAVDNMSASSSSVDSDPETTERELLTKLPGALFNMNQLLANEIKLLVE
- the RIMKLB gene encoding beta-citrylglutamate synthase B isoform X2 — encoded protein: MCSSVAPRLWFLTDRRIREDYPQQEILRALKAKCCEEELDFRALVMDEVVLTIEDGNLGLRVKGELITAYPQVVVVRVPTPWVQSDSDITVLRHLEKMGCRLMNRPQAILNCVNKFWTFQELAGHGVPLPDTFSYGGHENFSKMIDEAEVLEFPMVVKNTRGHRGKAVFLARDKHHLADLSHLIRHDAPYLFQKYVKESHGKDVRVIVVGGRVVGTMLRCSTDGRMQSNCSLGGVGMMCSLSEQGKQLAVQVSNILGMDVCGIDLLMKDDGSFYVCEANANVGFIAFDKACNLDVAGIIADYAASLLAPGRLTRRMSLLSVVSTASETSEPELGPPAGAAVDNMSASSSSVDSDPETTERELLTKLPGALFNMNQLLANEIKLLVE
- the RIMKLB gene encoding beta-citrylglutamate synthase B isoform X3, which gives rise to MCSSVAPRLWFLTDRRIREDYPQQEILRALKAKCCEEELDFRALVMDEVVLTIEDGNLGSFWPKTSLCTSPYMLGTKGLRVKGELITAYPQVVVVRVPTPWVQSDSDITVLRHLEKMGCRLMNRPQAILNCVNKFWTFQELAGHGVPLPDTFSYGKAVFLARDKHHLADLSHLIRHDAPYLFQKYVKESHGKDVRVIVVGGRVVGTMLRCSTDGRMQSNCSLGGVGMMCSLSEQGKQLAVQVSNILGMDVCGIDLLMKDDGSFYVCEANANVGFIAFDKACNLDVAGIIADYAASLLAPGRLTRRMSLLSVVSTASETSEPELGPPAGAAVDNMSASSSSVDSDPETTERELLTKLPGALFNMNQLLANEIKLLVE